In the Theobroma cacao cultivar B97-61/B2 chromosome 1, Criollo_cocoa_genome_V2, whole genome shotgun sequence genome, one interval contains:
- the LOC18612272 gene encoding pentatricopeptide repeat-containing protein At3g22150, chloroplastic: MASSALHLPLSSPSSAIAAAPNNNPFHALSHSSQTIISSPPPNPTLRTPTIRSRLSQLCQQGQPHLARQIFDTIAEPKTVLWNTIVIGFICNNMPQEALLFYSHMKNSSPHTKCDSYTYSSVLKACALLRNLRIGKAVHCHFIRGLTNPSRIVYNALLNFYATCLSSSDNKEMGGYIKGFDYSKHDLVCAVFNMMRKRDVVAWNTMISWYRKTERYLEAVILFKKMMKMGIRLSAVSFVNVFPALSGLEDYNNAEVLYGMLLKLGSECVDDLYVASSAIFMFAELGCLDFARKIFDNCSQGNIEIWNTMIGGYLQNNCPVEGIKLFLQAMESETVFDDVTFLSALSAVSQLQWLDLAQQLHAYIIKNLSKLPVIVANAILVMYSRCNSIHTSFEVFDKMPERDVISWNTMVSAFVQNGLDDEGLLLVYEMQKQGFLVDSVTVTALLSAASNLRNREIGKQTHAYLLRHGIQFQGMESYIIDMYAKSGLIRNSQLLFEKSNSCNRDQATWNAMIAGLVQNGLVEEAIIVFKQMLQQNVMPNAVTLASVLPACSLMGNVDLGKQLHGFSVHNLLDQNVFVGTALVDMYSKSGAIKLAESMFFDIPEKNAVTYTTMILGYGQHGMGERALSLFRSMQASNIQPDAITFVAVLSACAYAGLVDEGLHIFRSMEREFKIHPSTEHYCCVTDMLGKVGRVVEAYEFVEQLGEEGNSVEIWGSLLASCRLHQKFDLGEVVAKKLLQTDIRNSMTGYQVLLSNLYAGEGNWDNVGRVRREMKEKGIRKDVGCSWIQVAGCVNCFASKDQEHPQSDEIYNLLGLFKKMKNADYY, encoded by the coding sequence ATGGCCTCTTCTGCTCTCCATCTCCCACTCTCCTCACCCTCAAGCGCCATCGCCGCCGCCCCCAACAATAACCCTTTTCATGCCCTTTCGCATTCTTCACAAACCATCATCTCCTCTCCACCCCCTAATCCAACTCTCAGAACTCCCACCATCCGTTCCCGCCTCAGCCAATTATGCCAACAAGGCCAACCCCATCTTGCCCGCCAAATTTTCGACACAATTGCCGAACCAAAGACAGTTCTTTGGAACACCATCGTCATTGGTTTCATTTGCAACAACATGCCCCAAGAAGCCCTTCTATTTTATTCCCACATGAAGAATTCCTCCCCTCACACCAAATGTGACTCTTATACTTACTCCTCTGTCCTCAAAGCTTGCGCTCTATTGCGCAATTTACGCATAGGTAAAGCTGTTCATTGCCATTTTATTCGGGGTTTAACCAACCCCAGTAGGATTGTATATAATgctttgttaaatttttatgctACTTGTTTGAGTTCTTCGGATAATAAGGAAATGGGTGGTTATATTAAGGGCTTTGACTATTCGAAACATGATTTGGTATGTGCAGTATTTAATATGATGCGTAAGCGAGATGTTGTTGCTTGGAATACTATGATTTCGTGGTATAGAAAAACAGAGAGATATTTGGAAGCAGTTATACTGtttaagaaaatgatgaaaatgggGATAAGACTTAGTGCAGTTAGTTTTGTTAATGTTTTCCCTGCTTTATCCGGTTTAGAGGACTATAATAATGCTGAAGTTCTTTACGGTATGCTTCTCAAGTTGGGAAGTGAGTGTGTTGATGACTTGTATGTTGCTAGTTCTGCGATTTTCATGTTTGCAGAGCTTGGTTGCCTTGATTTTGCTAGGAAGATCTTTGACAATTGCTCACAGGGAAATATCGAGATTTGGAACACTATGATTGGAGGGtatcttcaaaataattgtcCAGTTGAGGGAATTAAGCTTTTTCTTCAAGCTATGGAGTCAGAAACTGTTTTCGATGATGTCACTTTTCTCTCAGCTTTAAGTGCAGTTTCACAGTTGCAGTGGTTGGACTTGGCACAGCAGCTACATGCCTatataattaagaatttaagCAAATTGCCAGTTATTGTAGCCAATGCAATACTTGTTATGTATTCCAGGTGCAACTCAATCCACACATCATTCGAAGTTTTTGATAAGATGCCTGAAAGAGATGTCATCTCTTGGAATACTATGGTTTCTGCTTTTGTACAGAATGGGTTGGATGATGAAGGGTTGTTACTTGTATATGAGATGCAGAAGCAAGGTTTTTTGGTTGATTCTGTGACTGTAACTGCTCTGCTTTCAGCAGCATCAAATCTTAGAAACCGGGAAATTGGAAAACAGACCCATGCTTATCTTCTTAGGCATGGCATTCAGTTTCAGGGGATGGAAAGTTATATTATAGACATGTATGCTAAGTCTGGTTTGATTAGGAATTCACAACTACTTTTTGAAAAAAGCAATTCCTGCAATAGGGATCAAGCCACATGGAATGCTATGATTGCTGGTCTTGTACAGAATGGGCTAGTTGAAGAGGCTATCATTGTCTTTAAACAAATGCTCCAGCAAAATGTGATGCCTAACGCTGTTACGTTGGCATCAGTTCTCCCAGCTTGTAGTCTAATGGGAAATGTAGATTTAGGTAAGCAACTTCATGGATTTTCTGTTCATAATTTGTTGGACCAAAATGTCTTTGTGGGCACTGCTTTAGTTGACATGTATTCCAAATCTGGTGCCATCAAGCTAGCTGAAAGCATGTTTTTTGATATCCCTGAGAAAAATGCTGTCACGTACACCACAATGATATTGGGTTATGGTCAACATGGAATGGGTGAGAGGGCTCTCTCTTTGTTCCGCTCAATGCAGGCATCTAACATTCAGCCTGATGCCATTACCTTTGTCGCAGTCTTATCAGCTTGTGCTTATGCTGGATTGGTTGATGAGGGCCTTCATATATTTAGGTCAATGGAGAGAGAGTTTAAGATCCATCCCTCAACTGAGCATTACTGTTGTGTCACTGACATGCTAGGGAAGGTTGGAAGGGTGGTTGAAGCCTATGAGTTTGTTGAACAATTAGGTGAAGAAGGTAATTCTGTGGAGATTTGGGGATCACTTCTTGCATCTTGCAGACTTCACCAAAAATTTGACTTGGGTGAAGTTGTGGCCAAGAAGTTGCTTCAAACGGATATAAGAAATAGCATGACAGGCTATCAAGTTTTGCTCTCAAATTTATATGCAGGGGAAGGAAACTGGGACAATGTTGGCAGAGTGAGGagagaaatgaaagaaaagggTATTAGAAAGGATGTTGGATGTAGTTGGATTCAGGTTGCAGGTTGTGTGAACTGCTTTGCTTCTAAGGACCAAGAGCACCCCCAATCTGATGAGATATATAACTTGTTAGGACTGTTcaagaagatgaaaaatgcTGATTATTATTAA
- the LOC18612274 gene encoding anthocyanidin 3-O-glucosyltransferase 6 has translation MSRPYQLSVQTMKKAELVFVPMPGIGHLVSTVGVAKLLVDLNSNLFVTVLIIKPPYDPNLTAYVDSLIADTDSISTHIKFINLPQDKTQQGIPLNKFITTIIQSQGPHIKEAVAKIVHFSSSVPDSPRLAGFVLDFFLTALVDLANEFGVASYVFYTSSAASLGFQFYMQALHDEQNVDIVKLKGSDAEFTIPSYFNPISAKFFPTIMFKPETSTIMHNVSRELRKVKGIMVNTFSELESHAVNSLTDGKYPAVYPVGPILNLKGASGVHQNSYIMKWLDEQPLSSVVFLCFGSMGSFGGDQAEEIARALEQSGHRFLWSLRQPSVEGMMLSPTDYENVAEVLPEGFLERTATIGKIIGWAPQVAILGHPAIGGFVSHCGWNSTLESIWFGVPMATWPLYAEQQLNAFQMVMELGLGVEITWTYETMEIVSAENIERGIRCLMEQDSDVRNRAKEMSKQSRKALMEGGSSHSMLCRFINDVIDNMP, from the coding sequence ATGTCACGTCCCTATCAACTTTCTGTGCAAACGATGAAGAAGGCAGAGCTGGTATTCGTCCCAATGCCTGGAATAGGCCATTTGGTATCGACAGTGGGAGTGGCCAAGCTTTTGGTGGATCTTAATTCCAACCTCTTCGTCACCGTCCTCATCATCAAGCCACCTTACGACCCAAATTTAACCGCATACGTCGACTCTCTCATTGCTGATACCGATAGCATCTCCACTCACATCAAATTTATCAACCTGCCTCAAGATAAAACCCAACAAGGTATTCCTCTTAACAAGTTCATTACTACTATAATACAAAGCCAGGGGCCCCACATAAAAGAGGCCGTCGCCAAAATAGTTCACTTCTCCAGCTCCGTGCCCGACTCACCTCGACTCGCTGGGTTTGTTCTCGACTTTTTTTTAACTGCTTTGGTAGATTTGGCTAACGAATTTGGTGTTGCTAGCTATGTCTTTTACACGTCGAGTGCAGCTTCTCTTGGCTTTCAATTTTATATGCAAGCTCTTCATGATGAGCAGAACGTTGACATCGTCAAGTTAAAAGGCTCGGACGCTGAGTTCACCATACCTTCCTATTTTAACCCAATTTCTGCTAAATTCTTTCCCACCATCATGTTCAAGCCCGAAACTTCAACTATTATGCACAATGTGTCAAGGGAGCTTAGGAAAGTCAAAGGTATCATGGTAAATACATTTTCAGAGCTTGAATCCCATGCAGTCAACTCCCTTACTGATGGTAAATACCCGGCTGTTTACCCTGTGGGACCAATATTGAATCTCAAGGGTGCAAGTGGGGTCCATCAGAATTCTTATATCATGAAATGGCTTGATGAACAACCTCTTTCATCTGTCGTGTTTCTCTGCTTCGGGAGCATGGGGAGCTTTGGTGGGGATCAGGCGGAAGAGATTGCCCGCGCATTGGAGCAGAGTGGACACCGATTTTTGTGGTCCCTACGCCAACCCTCAGTCGAAGGTATGATGTTAAGCCCAACTGATTACGAGAACGTGGCAGAGGTATTACCTGAAGGGTTCTTAGAACGGACGGCCACGATTGGTAAGATCATCGGATGGGCCCCGCAAGTGGCCATCTTGGGCCACCCAGCGATTGGAGGGTTCGTGTCTCACTGCGGGTGGAATTCTACGCTGGAGAGTATATGGTTTGGAGTACCAATGGCCACGTGGCCTCTTTACGCAGAGCAACAGTTGAATGCGTTTCAAATGGTGATGGAGCTGGGATTAGGGGTGGAGATTACGTGGACTTATGAGACCATGGAAATTGTGAGTGCTGAGAATATAGAGAGAGGAATCAGGTGTTTGATGGAGCAGGATAGCGATGTTAGAAACAGAGCAAAGGaaatgagtaaacaaagtAGGAAGGCTTTGATGGAAGGTGGATCTTCACACTCCATGTTATGTCGTTTCATCAACGATGTAATTGACAACATgccataa